A DNA window from Acropora palmata chromosome 12, jaAcrPala1.3, whole genome shotgun sequence contains the following coding sequences:
- the LOC141859961 gene encoding ras association domain-containing protein 2-like isoform X4 has product MTECHKCGKLVYFAEQRNSLGKAWHPGCLRCEECGRRLNPGQHSEHRGIPYCNIPCYSLLFGPGGYGRGGTESYQYFDEKLTPAELDALRNEVIPKLKEYNTFFEGRKALQLTSKEAGGRIMLEGVLKVYWGLKVPVTLASHNLSYWRRRSQKEQNGILRNTAVKNKGTIGRGRTSSLEKILARRQITVNNRNIPDAGDQRTILDFTVQSAEGRTTFTPPYGTSTNLRVTSRTRTREVVKMLMTKFQITDSPQNFNLYVVYDNGSIRQLQKEEFPLHVRLLLGPSEEAAKIFVMEADDTNNISYEVAQYIHFATPVLQAFLDKYQEEEEREVERIKKNYMLYREKLKERLAEISTAV; this is encoded by the exons atgaCGGAATGTCACAAGTGCGGAAAACTAGTTtattttg CTGAACAAAGGAATTCGCTCGGAAAAGCGTGGCATCCCGGCTGTTTACGATGCGAGGAATGTGGGAGAAGGTTAAATCCAGGCCAACATTCAGAG CATAGAGGGATTCCCTACTGCAACATACCATGTTACAGTTTGTTGTTTGGTCCTGGAGGTTATGGCAGAGGAGGAACTGAGTCTTATCAATACTTTGATGAGAAACTTACTCCAGCAGAATTGGATGCCTTAAG GAATGAAGTTATTCCCAAACTGAAGGAGTATAATACTTTCTTTGAGGGAAGAAAAGCCCTGCAGTTAACAAGCAAAGAG GCAGGAGGTAGAATTATGTTGGAAGGAGTTCTCAAAGTGTATTGGGGATTAAAAGTTCCAGTTACTCTAGCAAGCCACAATTTGTCTTATTGGAGGAGACGAAGTCAGAAAGAGCAAAATGGGATTTTACGGAACACAGCAGTCAAAAACAAGGGTACAATT GGACGAGGAAGAACAAGCAGTCTAGAAAAGATTCTTGCAAGACGACAGATCACAGTTAACAACAGAAACATACCTGATGCTGGAGATCAAAGAACAATCCTCGATTTCACAGTGCAG TCTGCAGAGGGTCGGACAACATTTACCCCGCCTTATGGCACCTCTACAAACCTCCGCGTTACAAGCAGAACCAGGACGAGAGAGGTTGTAAAAATGCTGATGACAAAATTCCAG aTCACTGACTCACCCCAAAACTTCAATCTATATGTTGTATATGACAATGGAT CAATCAGGCAGTTACAAAAGGAGGAGTTCCCCTTACATGTGCGTCTTCTACTTGGCCCCAGTGAG GAAGCAGCAAAGATATTTGTGATGGAAGCTGATGACACAAACAACATTTCTTATGAG GTTGCACAGTATATTCATTTTGCCACACCTGTCTTGCAAGCTTTCCTTGACAAATACCAAGAAGAGGAGGAGAGAGAAGTTgaaaggattaaaaaaaa ttacaTGTTGTACCgagagaaattaaaagaaagactCGCTGAAATCTCCACAGCTGTATAg
- the LOC141859961 gene encoding ras association domain-containing protein 2-like isoform X3, protein MPSIYHEHCGKPGPKSNDYLPPPGTRFFKSRSAPNSPLLGPRKPLIPSRASPRPTRGLNQVPDGQTIAKSLKTSRVGRSRSFNNKAEQRNSLGKAWHPGCLRCEECGRRLNPGQHSEHRGIPYCNIPCYSLLFGPGGYGRGGTESYQYFDEKLTPAELDALRNEVIPKLKEYNTFFEGRKALQLTSKEAGGRIMLEGVLKVYWGLKVPVTLASHNLSYWRRRSQKEQNGILRNTAVKNKGTIGRGRTSSLEKILARRQITVNNRNIPDAGDQRTILDFTVQSAEGRTTFTPPYGTSTNLRVTSRTRTREVVKMLMTKFQITDSPQNFNLYVVYDNGSIRQLQKEEFPLHVRLLLGPSEEAAKIFVMEADDTNNISYEVAQYIHFATPVLQAFLDKYQEEEEREVERIKKNYMLYREKLKERLAEISTAV, encoded by the exons ATGCCATCCATTTACCACGAGCACTGTGGCAAACCAGGGCCCAAAAGCAACGACTACCTTCCGCCTCCGGGGACACGGTTTTTCAAATCTCGAAGCGCCCCAAATTCTCCATTATTAGGACCACGGAAGCCACTTATTCCTTCTCGGGCATCGCCGCGGCCTACGCGAGGCCTGAATCAAGTTCCGGATGGACAAACTATTGCAAAGAGTTTAAAAACATCCAGGGTTGGACGAAGTAGATCTTTTAACAACAAAG CTGAACAAAGGAATTCGCTCGGAAAAGCGTGGCATCCCGGCTGTTTACGATGCGAGGAATGTGGGAGAAGGTTAAATCCAGGCCAACATTCAGAG CATAGAGGGATTCCCTACTGCAACATACCATGTTACAGTTTGTTGTTTGGTCCTGGAGGTTATGGCAGAGGAGGAACTGAGTCTTATCAATACTTTGATGAGAAACTTACTCCAGCAGAATTGGATGCCTTAAG GAATGAAGTTATTCCCAAACTGAAGGAGTATAATACTTTCTTTGAGGGAAGAAAAGCCCTGCAGTTAACAAGCAAAGAG GCAGGAGGTAGAATTATGTTGGAAGGAGTTCTCAAAGTGTATTGGGGATTAAAAGTTCCAGTTACTCTAGCAAGCCACAATTTGTCTTATTGGAGGAGACGAAGTCAGAAAGAGCAAAATGGGATTTTACGGAACACAGCAGTCAAAAACAAGGGTACAATT GGACGAGGAAGAACAAGCAGTCTAGAAAAGATTCTTGCAAGACGACAGATCACAGTTAACAACAGAAACATACCTGATGCTGGAGATCAAAGAACAATCCTCGATTTCACAGTGCAG TCTGCAGAGGGTCGGACAACATTTACCCCGCCTTATGGCACCTCTACAAACCTCCGCGTTACAAGCAGAACCAGGACGAGAGAGGTTGTAAAAATGCTGATGACAAAATTCCAG aTCACTGACTCACCCCAAAACTTCAATCTATATGTTGTATATGACAATGGAT CAATCAGGCAGTTACAAAAGGAGGAGTTCCCCTTACATGTGCGTCTTCTACTTGGCCCCAGTGAG GAAGCAGCAAAGATATTTGTGATGGAAGCTGATGACACAAACAACATTTCTTATGAG GTTGCACAGTATATTCATTTTGCCACACCTGTCTTGCAAGCTTTCCTTGACAAATACCAAGAAGAGGAGGAGAGAGAAGTTgaaaggattaaaaaaaa ttacaTGTTGTACCgagagaaattaaaagaaagactCGCTGAAATCTCCACAGCTGTATAg
- the LOC141859961 gene encoding ras association domain-containing protein 2-like isoform X2, with translation MIELLRALKNFLYSSPARMPSIYHEHCGKPGPKSNDYLPPPGTRFFKSRSAPNSPLLGPRKPLIPSRASPRPTRGLNQVPDGQTIAKSLKTSRVGRSRSFNNKAEQRNSLGKAWHPGCLRCEECGRRLNPGQHSEHRGIPYCNIPCYSLLFGPGGYGRGGTESYQYFDEKLTPAELDALRNEVIPKLKEYNTFFEGRKALQLTSKEAGGRIMLEGVLKVYWGLKVPVTLASHNLSYWRRRSQKEQNGILRNTAVKNKGTIGRGRTSSLEKILARRQITVNNRNIPDAGDQRTILDFTVQSAEGRTTFTPPYGTSTNLRVTSRTRTREVVKMLMTKFQITDSPQNFNLYVVYDNGSIRQLQKEEFPLHVRLLLGPSEEAAKIFVMEADDTNNISYEVAQYIHFATPVLQAFLDKYQEEEEREVERIKKNYMLYREKLKERLAEISTAV, from the exons ATGATCGAGTTGCTAAGAGCGTTGAAGAATTTTCTCTACTCTTCACCAGC AAGAATGCCATCCATTTACCACGAGCACTGTGGCAAACCAGGGCCCAAAAGCAACGACTACCTTCCGCCTCCGGGGACACGGTTTTTCAAATCTCGAAGCGCCCCAAATTCTCCATTATTAGGACCACGGAAGCCACTTATTCCTTCTCGGGCATCGCCGCGGCCTACGCGAGGCCTGAATCAAGTTCCGGATGGACAAACTATTGCAAAGAGTTTAAAAACATCCAGGGTTGGACGAAGTAGATCTTTTAACAACAAAG CTGAACAAAGGAATTCGCTCGGAAAAGCGTGGCATCCCGGCTGTTTACGATGCGAGGAATGTGGGAGAAGGTTAAATCCAGGCCAACATTCAGAG CATAGAGGGATTCCCTACTGCAACATACCATGTTACAGTTTGTTGTTTGGTCCTGGAGGTTATGGCAGAGGAGGAACTGAGTCTTATCAATACTTTGATGAGAAACTTACTCCAGCAGAATTGGATGCCTTAAG GAATGAAGTTATTCCCAAACTGAAGGAGTATAATACTTTCTTTGAGGGAAGAAAAGCCCTGCAGTTAACAAGCAAAGAG GCAGGAGGTAGAATTATGTTGGAAGGAGTTCTCAAAGTGTATTGGGGATTAAAAGTTCCAGTTACTCTAGCAAGCCACAATTTGTCTTATTGGAGGAGACGAAGTCAGAAAGAGCAAAATGGGATTTTACGGAACACAGCAGTCAAAAACAAGGGTACAATT GGACGAGGAAGAACAAGCAGTCTAGAAAAGATTCTTGCAAGACGACAGATCACAGTTAACAACAGAAACATACCTGATGCTGGAGATCAAAGAACAATCCTCGATTTCACAGTGCAG TCTGCAGAGGGTCGGACAACATTTACCCCGCCTTATGGCACCTCTACAAACCTCCGCGTTACAAGCAGAACCAGGACGAGAGAGGTTGTAAAAATGCTGATGACAAAATTCCAG aTCACTGACTCACCCCAAAACTTCAATCTATATGTTGTATATGACAATGGAT CAATCAGGCAGTTACAAAAGGAGGAGTTCCCCTTACATGTGCGTCTTCTACTTGGCCCCAGTGAG GAAGCAGCAAAGATATTTGTGATGGAAGCTGATGACACAAACAACATTTCTTATGAG GTTGCACAGTATATTCATTTTGCCACACCTGTCTTGCAAGCTTTCCTTGACAAATACCAAGAAGAGGAGGAGAGAGAAGTTgaaaggattaaaaaaaa ttacaTGTTGTACCgagagaaattaaaagaaagactCGCTGAAATCTCCACAGCTGTATAg
- the LOC141859961 gene encoding ras association domain-containing protein 2-like isoform X1, whose product MKYQFFEENTMSYRKKFSSAVRANPDVLSTNKGRMPSIYHEHCGKPGPKSNDYLPPPGTRFFKSRSAPNSPLLGPRKPLIPSRASPRPTRGLNQVPDGQTIAKSLKTSRVGRSRSFNNKAEQRNSLGKAWHPGCLRCEECGRRLNPGQHSEHRGIPYCNIPCYSLLFGPGGYGRGGTESYQYFDEKLTPAELDALRNEVIPKLKEYNTFFEGRKALQLTSKEAGGRIMLEGVLKVYWGLKVPVTLASHNLSYWRRRSQKEQNGILRNTAVKNKGTIGRGRTSSLEKILARRQITVNNRNIPDAGDQRTILDFTVQSAEGRTTFTPPYGTSTNLRVTSRTRTREVVKMLMTKFQITDSPQNFNLYVVYDNGSIRQLQKEEFPLHVRLLLGPSEEAAKIFVMEADDTNNISYEVAQYIHFATPVLQAFLDKYQEEEEREVERIKKNYMLYREKLKERLAEISTAV is encoded by the exons ATGAAATATCagttttttgaagaaaacacGATGAGTTATAGAAAGAAGTTCAGCTCAGCGGTTCGAGCAAATCCCGACGTCTTAAGTACAAATAAAGG AAGAATGCCATCCATTTACCACGAGCACTGTGGCAAACCAGGGCCCAAAAGCAACGACTACCTTCCGCCTCCGGGGACACGGTTTTTCAAATCTCGAAGCGCCCCAAATTCTCCATTATTAGGACCACGGAAGCCACTTATTCCTTCTCGGGCATCGCCGCGGCCTACGCGAGGCCTGAATCAAGTTCCGGATGGACAAACTATTGCAAAGAGTTTAAAAACATCCAGGGTTGGACGAAGTAGATCTTTTAACAACAAAG CTGAACAAAGGAATTCGCTCGGAAAAGCGTGGCATCCCGGCTGTTTACGATGCGAGGAATGTGGGAGAAGGTTAAATCCAGGCCAACATTCAGAG CATAGAGGGATTCCCTACTGCAACATACCATGTTACAGTTTGTTGTTTGGTCCTGGAGGTTATGGCAGAGGAGGAACTGAGTCTTATCAATACTTTGATGAGAAACTTACTCCAGCAGAATTGGATGCCTTAAG GAATGAAGTTATTCCCAAACTGAAGGAGTATAATACTTTCTTTGAGGGAAGAAAAGCCCTGCAGTTAACAAGCAAAGAG GCAGGAGGTAGAATTATGTTGGAAGGAGTTCTCAAAGTGTATTGGGGATTAAAAGTTCCAGTTACTCTAGCAAGCCACAATTTGTCTTATTGGAGGAGACGAAGTCAGAAAGAGCAAAATGGGATTTTACGGAACACAGCAGTCAAAAACAAGGGTACAATT GGACGAGGAAGAACAAGCAGTCTAGAAAAGATTCTTGCAAGACGACAGATCACAGTTAACAACAGAAACATACCTGATGCTGGAGATCAAAGAACAATCCTCGATTTCACAGTGCAG TCTGCAGAGGGTCGGACAACATTTACCCCGCCTTATGGCACCTCTACAAACCTCCGCGTTACAAGCAGAACCAGGACGAGAGAGGTTGTAAAAATGCTGATGACAAAATTCCAG aTCACTGACTCACCCCAAAACTTCAATCTATATGTTGTATATGACAATGGAT CAATCAGGCAGTTACAAAAGGAGGAGTTCCCCTTACATGTGCGTCTTCTACTTGGCCCCAGTGAG GAAGCAGCAAAGATATTTGTGATGGAAGCTGATGACACAAACAACATTTCTTATGAG GTTGCACAGTATATTCATTTTGCCACACCTGTCTTGCAAGCTTTCCTTGACAAATACCAAGAAGAGGAGGAGAGAGAAGTTgaaaggattaaaaaaaa ttacaTGTTGTACCgagagaaattaaaagaaagactCGCTGAAATCTCCACAGCTGTATAg